A part of Gemmatimonas groenlandica genomic DNA contains:
- a CDS encoding cytochrome C oxidase subunit IV family protein: MADHSPAAGHAHDEAHHPTWTTYWKIAVILTVITAVEVSAYYIPAWENSWVYVPSMLIMSAVKFYIVVMYYMHLKYDHKLFRSLFTGPLIVASLTLIGLLFLFSKLVLRLGLLS, translated from the coding sequence ATGGCTGACCATTCCCCGGCTGCTGGCCACGCTCACGACGAAGCGCACCATCCAACGTGGACGACGTACTGGAAGATCGCCGTGATTCTCACGGTGATCACTGCGGTCGAAGTCTCGGCGTACTACATCCCGGCATGGGAAAACAGCTGGGTGTACGTGCCCAGCATGCTGATAATGTCTGCGGTGAAGTTCTACATCGTCGTGATGTACTACATGCACCTCAAGTATGATCACAAGCTGTTCCGCTCGCTGTTCACCGGCCCGTTGATCGTGGCCAGTCTCACGCTGATCGGATTGCTGTTCCTGTTCTCGAAGCTCGTGCTGCGACTGGGCCTGCTCAGCTAA
- a CDS encoding cytochrome c oxidase subunit 3 — protein sequence MTATTAPTTAAHGDGHAHGGGHHTSLGLDNRKVAIWTFIGSECMLFASLISTYLIYKGRSPEGPFPHEAWTNPTTGKVFPAILNIPVTSASTFVLLMSSLAMVLALAAVQNRDLPKHSAWDRILGSSKIWLWATCLLGITFLGCQAYEFTSFIHEGLTMRTNLFGSSFFTLTGFHGAHVTAGVLWLFTLLAIDYKRGLKPSDALLVDICALYWHFVDVVWIAIFTLIYLIK from the coding sequence ATGACCGCCACTACGGCACCTACGACCGCCGCTCACGGCGACGGCCACGCGCACGGCGGCGGCCATCATACCTCGTTGGGACTCGACAACCGCAAAGTCGCAATTTGGACCTTCATCGGTTCCGAATGCATGCTCTTCGCGTCGTTGATCTCGACGTACCTGATCTACAAGGGACGCAGCCCGGAAGGACCGTTCCCGCACGAAGCGTGGACGAATCCGACGACGGGCAAGGTGTTTCCGGCGATCCTCAACATCCCGGTCACATCGGCCTCGACATTCGTGCTGCTCATGTCGTCGCTGGCGATGGTGCTCGCGTTGGCTGCCGTGCAGAACCGCGACCTGCCGAAGCACAGCGCGTGGGATCGCATCCTCGGTTCGTCGAAGATCTGGCTGTGGGCCACGTGTCTGCTCGGCATCACGTTCCTCGGCTGTCAGGCGTATGAGTTCACGTCGTTCATTCATGAAGGACTGACGATGCGAACGAACCTGTTCGGCTCGAGCTTCTTCACGCTGACCGGCTTCCACGGCGCGCACGTGACCGCCGGCGTGCTGTGGCTCTTCACGTTGCTCGCGATCGATTACAAGCGTGGACTCAAGCCGTCGGATGCGCTGCTCGTCGACATCTGTGCGCTGTACTGGCACTTCGTCGACGTGGTGTGGATCGCGATCTTCACGCTCATCTACCTGATCAAGTGA